The following coding sequences lie in one Trypanosoma brucei gambiense DAL972 chromosome 7, complete sequence genomic window:
- a CDS encoding variant surface glycoprotein (VSG), putative produces MLGDRKTQTTRLLIAILVLLTALPQWVVPAAHMGLLKATWQPLCALTKELDEVPGEALQEVMAILSKASELEKEAMMLKIYSALTESESEAKKATTVAAHMRRLAHSQRQHFMTIDAQKFLAASKASAYAKGRLDEFLQVAGSMKDSSNRGCLLAGSNQNGLKLTDGALDGVQCKNSASQVAATTRATKTITAAGISGPIHGQESSNRIQHSANECRLFGKTHANGLGHTAALENPKLVWAGGYITIDTSSGDDGKVTLTQLTPAGTQTRPEAKPWQDCIEAVGAMPTAGSPAYTNDTAVLATSESAADLFGRVQKNIEDGTLSNTRTEITAMFGDQPEVQVNKLLSNAANYQLKEKIGGKNKGTKLNEIGTAAELEAVLAAVDIKLIETRSKLIKQLNEEKQKKESDRTAKTSETDETCQAKGTGDKCTSPCKEVEEGGKKKCTLDKEAKQTAEGAAKQEGKDGKTVDCSKLYTQEKCEKANEGQATKVCGWKGENTDGSDKSGYKCRNGSFLVKKQFALSVVSAAFVGFIEFKSSKDNTNFRLIF; encoded by the coding sequence ATGCTCGGAGATAGAAAAACCCAAACAACCCGCCTACTAATTGCAATCCTTGTGCTACTAACGGCCTTACCACAGTGGGTGGTGCCGGCTGCTCACATGGGGCTGCTTAAAGCAACATGGCAACCACTTTGCGCGTTGACAAAAGAACTTGACGAAGTCCCAGGAGAAGCGTTACAGGAGGTAATGGCCATACTCAGCAAGGCTTCAGAACTCGAAAAGGAGGCAATGATGCTCAAAATATACTCGGCACTGACAGAATCAGAAAGCGAAGCTAAAAAGGCGACAACGGTAGCGGCTCACATGCGGAGATTAGCACACTCCCAAAGGCAACACTTCATGACAATAGATGCACAAAAATTTCTCGCAGCCAGCAAAGCGAGCGCATATGCAAAGGGACGACTAGACGAGTTCCTTCAAGTGGCCGGTTCGATGAaagacagcagcaaccgcgGGTGTTTATTAGCGGGTAGTAACCAAAACGGCCTAAAACTTACTGACGGCGCACTCGACGGCGTCcagtgcaaaaacagtgcgAGCCAGGTGGCCGCTACCACCAGAGCTACAAAGACGATAACAGCAGCCGGCATATCGGGCCCAATCCACGGGCAggaaagcagcaacaggaTCCAGCACAGCGCCAACGAATGCAGGCTATTCGGCAAAACGCACGCCAACGGTCTCGGGCACACGGCAGCACTAGAAAACCCAAAGCTGGTATGGGCCGGGGGCTACATCACAATCGATACAAGCAGCGGAGACGACGGCAAGGTCACACTAACACAACTAACACCAGCAGGGACACAGACGAGACCGGAAGCCAAACCTTGGCAGGACTGCATAGAAGCAGTAGGGGCTATGCCGACAGCTGGCTCACCAGCGTACACCAATGACACAGCTGTTCTGGCGACATCCGAAAGCGCAGCCGACCTATTCGGCCGCGTACAGAAAAATATAGAGGACGGGACACTGAGCAACACAAGGACAGAAATAACGGCAATGTTCGGCGACCAACCAGAGGTTCAAGTAAATAAATTGCTAAGCAACGCAGCGAATTAtcaactaaaagaaaaaatcggTGGCAAAAATAAAGGCACTAAGCTGAATGAGATCGGCACAGCTGCTGAGCTAGAAGCGGTCCTGGCAGCCGTGGACATAAAACTTATAGAAACACGATCAAAATTGATAAAACAACTTAACgaagaaaagcagaaaaaggaaagtgacCGAACCGCAAAAACAAGCGAAACAGATGAAACTTGCCAAGcaaaaggaacaggagataaATGCACTTCCccatgcaaggaggtcgaaGAAGGCggcaaaaagaagtgcaCATTGGATAAGGAAGCTAAACAAACAGCAGAaggagcagcaaaacaagaagggaaagatggaaaaacTGTAGATTGCAGTAAACTTTACACACAAGAGAAATGTGAAAAAGCCAATGAAGGCCAAGCCACAAAAGTTTGTGGatggaagggagaaaatactGATGGATCTGACAAATCCGGTTATAAATGCCGAAACGGTAGTTTTCtagtaaaaaaacaattcgccctcagcgtggtttctgctgcatttgtggGCTTCATAGAATTTAAGAGCTCGAAGGATAATACGAATTTTCGCTTAATTTTTTGA
- a CDS encoding variant surface glycoprotein (VSG), putative: MKALLAIAAALTCRLTGGDESADGGGLSAKSLATLCDLGGDLKQAAYIMSTKLKAHDAATQIHLKKLRILDTLEACTNIEHRIKTTLARLMLADYIQHTTARNAAAETAVGAAAESAYWPGRLDELVAIAKQSTTAKADGVSESICLANVEPGQTTAHGIKHDDDLATAGLQGCKNTQSTTQKTANAINIQERLNAIGKKNGIYATFPANPGCILTKKSTAHYYKTLTGPATLTFAGGSIQLTAQSGNAAPTQQSLGVTQTGDTYSTAAGTGIKEATDAASRGISASNIDGPKTEALLADGAWETAKNNKLLQEALNPHEDVSSKYNEGLPESSKPLYSEISKLHKKLGTTLEALEASGDFETKLRAKFSGKKTCKQPTIEVSAATGCKQYYTNTTCRTDNNCKWDSTTEDKGEHCKPKYREEQTNTAGGTEGAAATENHNCGQYTDTEKCTKAIGKPKEGKNLFVFG, encoded by the coding sequence ATGAAGGCTTTGCTGGCAATCGCGGCCGCCTTAACATGTCGTCTAACCGGTGGAGATGAAAGCGCAGACGGCGGTGGCTTATCAGCAAAGAGCCTAGCAACGTTGTGCGACTTGGGTGGCGACTTAAAACAAGCAGCCTACATAATGTCGACCAAACTTAAAGCACACGACGCTGCTACCCAAATACACCTGAAAAAGTTGCGGATTCTGGACACCCTTGAAGCGTGCACAAACATCGAGCACAGGATCAAGACTACCCTTGCGCGGCTGATGTTAGCGGATTATATACAGCATACAACAGCTCGCAACGCAGCGGCGGAAACTGCGGTCGGAGCTGCAGCAGAATCAGCATACTGGCCTGGCCGGCTTGACGAACTGGTAGCCAtagcaaaacaaagcacgACAGCAAAAGCCGATGGAGTATCGGAGTCGATTTGCTTAGCAAACGTCGAGCCAGGACAAACAACGGCGCACGGAATCAAGCACGACGACGACTTGGCAACAGCAGGACTGCAAGGCTGCAAGAACACGCAATCTACGACACAGAAAACGGCAAACGCGATAAACATCCAAGAACGCCTAAATGCGATaggcaaaaaaaacggcATCTACGCGACATTTCCAGCAAACCCAGGCTGTATCTTAACCAAAAAAAGCACGGCGCACTACTATAAGACCCTCACCGGGCCAGCCACGCTAACTTTTGCAGGTGGAAGCATCCAACTGACGGCACAAAGCGGCAACGCGGCACCCACACAGCAAAGCCTCGGCGTAACCCAGACAGGCGACACATACAGCACAGCAGCAGGCACTGGAATCAAAGAAGCCACGGACGCCGCCAGTCGAGGAATAAGTGCTAGCAATATAGACGGCCCTAAAACAGAGGCCCTTTTAGCAGACGGAGCATGGGAAACAgcgaaaaacaacaaactgtTGCAAGAAGCACTAAACCCCCATGAGGACGTTAGTAGCAAATACAACGAAGGCCTTCCAGAAAGCTCCAAGCCACTGTACAGCGAGATCAGCAAACTCCACAAGAAGCTCGGGACGACGCTAGAGGCACTCGAAGCGAGTGGAGACTTTGAAACAAAGCTCAGGGCAAAATTCAGCGGCAAAAAAACATGCAAACAACCGACCATCGAAGTATCAGCTGCAACCGGCTGCAAGCAGTactacacaaacacaacctGCAGAACAGAcaataactgcaaatgggatagCACTACAGAGGATAAAGGAGAACATTGCAAACCTAAATATAGAGAAGAAcagacaaacacagcaggTGGAACAGAGGGAGctgcagcaacagaaaaCCATAATTGTGGCCAATATACGGATACAGAGAAATGCACCAAAGCCATAGGCAAACCGAAAGAGGGCAAAAatctgtttgtgtttggataa
- a CDS encoding variant surface glycoprotein (VSG), putative gives MLIRAFITLAFLFAQKVAETSADANKPCSTACGCKKRLHARLGLYTTKLKEAKQTNHQNLKEYNSLLLAAAVGSPLDTTIILPILAGSGELIQQCNEQISAADKAVAAATIKVGEASGVYNVIHKLKDGMGKPMINFGGGDLQLPASKFTTNNLGKLYTDDCASTADGETDVKTDLEHEPKEPEPTKLITHAYLEAKCDSNPGAPATCHNAAVDQDTQITIGLGFGSGAKDEKSAWGAGSHTKMHKTASTAVDFFSSNETAAHQALKALATDKTGLPACHSLQDFGAMAETRAFQLMLLKLAAGKPEAEKVGPDDRQDIDSAITSSYGKSGANYKDKIWDQIQKTEVPQGKQTGEKTAALEKGADIKLQTEALTRLFAKEIKEKKASKNHTKS, from the coding sequence ATGCTAATCCGAGCCTTCATAACTCTGGCATTTCTTTTCGCACAGAAAGTCGCAGAGACGAGCGCAGACGCCAACAAGCCGTGCTCCACTGCATGCGGCTGCAAGAAGAGGTTGCACGCTCGCCTAGGACTTTACACGACGAAACTCAAAGAAGCCAAGCAAACAAATCACCAAAATCTAAAAGAATACAACAGTTTGCTACTTGCTGCAGCCGTAGGCTCCCCACTCGACACGACGATAATCTTACCAATACTAGCAGGAAGCGGCGaactaattcagcaatgcaACGAACAAATATCTGCGGCAGACAAAGCAGTTGCGGCGGCGACAATTAAGGTCGGGGAAGCAAGCGGCGTCTACAACGTCATACACAAACTAAAGGACGGCATGGGCAAACCTATGATCAACTTCGGAGGCGGTGACCTCCAATTGCCGGCAAGCAAGTTTACTACAAATAACCTAGGGAAGCTATACACAGACGACTGCGCCAGCACAGCCGACGGCGAGACGGACGTCAAAACAGACTTAGAACACGAGCCCAAGGAACCGGAACCGACCAAACTAATAACACACGCTTACCTCGAAGCAAAATGCGACAGCAACCCAGGGGCGCCAGCAACCTGCCACAACGCAGCGGTGGACCAGGACACGCAGATAACCATAGGCCTCGGCTTTGGGTCCGGGGCCAAGGATGAGAAATCAGCATGGGGAGCCGGGAGCCACACAAAGATGCACAAAACAGCTAGCACGGCGGTCGACTTTTTCAGCAGCAATGAAACAGCAGCCCACCAAGCGCTAAAGGCGCTCGCAACAGACAAAACAGGACTCCCCGCATGCCATTCCTTACAAGACTTCGGCGCCATGGCGGAGACAAGAGCGTTCCAGCTTATGCTGCTGAAGCTTGCAGCCGGCAAaccagaagcagaaaaagtagGACCAGATGATAGACAAGATATCGACTCAGCGATAACGAGCAGCTACGGTAAAAGTGGGGCAAACTACAAAGACAAGATATGGgaccaaatacaaaaaacagaagtgccacaaggaaagcaaacaggagaaaaaacagcagcactAGAAAAAGGGGCAGACATAAAGCTCCAAACGGAAGCATTGACCAGGTTATttgcaaaagaaataaaggaaaaaaaagcaagcaaaaacCACACAAAAAGTTAG
- a CDS encoding variant surface glycoprotein (VSG) pseudogene,putative, whose amino-acid sequence MNGQANALVVTLFLATNQVSPEITADDNALEFRALSQFVNMATVGIKTALAPQIDKAAAAYIGALNLTLADNTIAAAVDEAKPWEQLGKPQQQALNGSSDYYEYWQPSKKQITEHKSTIESWIPKTITPQLRAKVEELASKAKAIYEQRAPSYTITEPVDQLINGVLYGKAQPITTNPSTGGSAEAEKLKTECANYGAATPLTHESLAAAWAGLRTLIKPDKVTTTKTAKHILGKVGSTGGSYAGCSGRVNINGGQCVQYKDEHFKNSKITIPWNVNLENAVKRNAEEVKHGLLITQENAELKQMNETITAQLAGFIKPRKLQNHRQKKSDACAEHKTNSICTKNNCKWNGTTEDRGEYKVDETKVKEQTNAGIGDGEQTSKCTGQDTKEKCEAVQGTAPPGKKSVCVWIKGKCQDSSFLLNKQFAIMVSAAFVAFLYKELFISSVKFMKMFLDIFKKFTKT is encoded by the exons ATGAATGGCCAAGCTAATGCATTAGTTGTCACACTTTTCTTAGCAACAAACCAGGTGTCACCAGAAATCACAGCTGACGATAACGCGCTGGAGTTCAGAGCGCTATCCCAATTTGTAAACATGGCAACCGTGGGTATCAAAACCGCATTGGCTCCACAAATTGACAAGGCAGCAGCGGCTTACATAGGTGCGCTCAACCTTACACTTGCAGACAACACCATCGCAGCGGCGGTTGACGAGGCAAAACCATGGGAACAATTAGGAAAGCCACAGCAACAAGCACTAAACGGGAGCAGTGACTACTATGAATATTGGCAACCAAGTAAGAAACAGATCACCGAGCACAAAAGCACAATCGAGAGCTGGATTCCCAAAACGATCACGCCACAGTTAAGAGCCAAAGTTGAAGAGTTAGCTtccaaagcaaaagcaatcTACGAGCAGAGGGCCCCATCTTACACAATCACGGAACCCGTGGACCAGCTCATTAACGGAGTTTTGTACGGCAAAGCGCAACCTATAACGACA AACCCCAGCACTGGCGGTTCAGCAGAGGCAGAAAAACTTAAGACCGAATGCGCAAACTACGGCGCAGCAACACCCCTCACTCACGAATCTTTGGCGGCGGCCTGGGCCGGTCTGCGGACCTTAATCAAACCGGACAAAGTAACAACCACCAAAACAGCCAAACACATCCTGGGAAAAGTTGGAAGCACAGGCGGTTCTTACGCTGGCTGCAGCGGACGGGTCAATATCAACGGAGGGCAGTGTGTTCAATACAAGGACGAGCATttcaaaaacagcaaaataaCCATTCCCTGGAATGTAAACCTAGAAAACGCCGTCAAGCGAAACGCGGAAGAGGTCAAGCACGGTCTACTAATAACACAAGAAAACGCAGAACTGAAGCAAATGAACGAAACAATAACAGCCCAGCTGGCGGGGTTCATAAAACCCCGCAAGCTGCAAAACCATcggcagaaaaaaagtgacgCCTGCGCAGAGCACAAAACTAATTCGATATgcacaaaaaataactgcaaatggaaTGGAACTACTGAGGACAGGGGAGAATACAAAGTAGACGAAACTAAAGTTAAAGAGCAGACAAACGCAGGAATAGGAGATGGAGAGCAAACCTCAAAATGTACTGGACAAGACACCAAAGAGAAATGCGAAGCCGTGCAAGGGACAGCTCCCCCTGGCAAAAAatctgtttgtgtttggataaaaggaaagtgcCAGGATTCCAGCTTTCTCCTAAACAAACAATTCGCCATtatggtttctgctgcatttgtggcctTTCTATATAAAGAACTTTTTATTAGTTctgtgaaatttatgaaaatgtttttagatatttttaaaaaatttactaAAACTtga
- a CDS encoding variant surface glycoprotein (VSG), putative → MSSFKIVFSVASDFSTYCVFSHSLNATHKTTTSRNHRTFEARNTLQRSSISIMPLYALTAIFLAQLATLKTHGAFQAECAADFQLLCMFAALEDTTPKAAEIEEVPDAEIQDIRTMNMSASAADWQKLFAANGKELKWADVSKGATAEPYQTHWASTFDGWVADRKRLDETKGGQKWLDLNPPPKTQKGREAATEKLNKTLDSILKLKASYDRARTEVMTTFPAQAKSKVLQALYGEGATEAKLTAGKTIAHASTYASACGNNGGLSVYGDIMCICGDTSSANSAVCTNSNINLKWDSAVDDTSIAAAKAKCTIKTKTPYTAKTLLNLIAALSSRLRHEAKTNELQTYLGKTSAQTCDGGGNAACVIYTKYFNAAKDTAGAETIPWISRIAAAAALLEQAETKAAEAKSMRREIETLIQNAKAAYKSKRYDFEAAPNIGPQTETKDSRTLANKCEKHHASPDNCTKAECDYDTENKKCKPKPGS, encoded by the coding sequence ATGTCAAGCTTTAAGATTGTATTCAGCGTTGCTTCTGATTTTTCAACTTACTGCGTTTTTTCTCATTCCTTAAATGCAACCCACAAAACGACAACTTCCAGGAACCACAGAACCTTTGAAGCAAGAAACACTCTGCAGAGAAGCTCCATAAGCATAATGCCACTCTATGCTCTTACAGCAATATTTCTAGCGCAACTCGCGACGCTGAAAACGCACGGCGCATTCCAAGCCGAGTGCGCCGCGGATTTTCAACTGTTGTGCATGTTTGCGGCGCTGGAGGACACCACACCAAAAGCTGCTGAGATAGAGGAAGTACCCGATGCTGAAATTCAGGACATAAGAACAATGAATATGTCGGCATCGGCCGCTGACTGGCAGAAGCTGTTTGCCGCAAACGGAAAGGAACTCAAGTGGGCGGACGTCAGTAAAGGCGCGACCGCAGAACCATACCAAACCCACTGGGCGTCAACATTTGACGGCTGGGTTGCAGATAGAAAGAGGTTGGATGAAACAAAAGGCGGACAAAAGTGGCTCGACCTCAACCCACCACCAAAAACTCAAAAGGGTCGTGAGGCAGCGAcggaaaaattaaataaaacatTGGACTCAATACTAAAACTAAAAGCATCTTACGACCGAGCGAGGACAGAGGTAATGACAACATTTCCGGCCCAAGCAAAGAGCAAAGTGCTACAGGCTCTTTACGGAGAAGGTGCAACAGAAGCTAAGCTAACGGCCGGCAAAACAATCGCCCACGCAAGTACGTACGCCAGCGCATGCGGAAACAACGGCGGGCTCTCAGTTTACGGAGATATCATGTGCATATGCGGTGACACAAGCAGTGCAAATTCAGCAGTCTGCAcaaacagcaacatcaaccTGAAATGGGATAGCGCCGTCGACGACACCAGcattgcagcagcaaaagccAAATGCACGataaaaaccaaaacacCATACACGGCAAAGACGCTACTGAACCTAATAGCCGCGCTCTCAAGCAGACTGCGGCATGAAGCAAAAACTAACGAGCTGCAAACATACTTAGGCAAAACAAGTGCGCAAACATGCGACGGCGGCGGGAATGCGGCCTGCGTGATCTACACCAAGTACTTCAACGCAGCAAAGGACACGGCAGGGGCAGAAACCATACCGTGGATTTCCAGaatagcagcagcagcggcgctACTGGAGCAGGCGGagacaaaagcagcagaagcaaaaTCCATGCGGCGCGAGATAGAAACTCTAATTCAAAATGCCAAAGCAGCATACAAGTCCAAGCGTTATGATTTCGAAGCAGCGCCGAACATCGGACCTCAAACCGAAACAAAAGACTCACGAACACTCGCAAACAAATGTGAAAAACACCATGCAAGCCCAGATAACTGCACCAAGGCTGAATGCGACTATGAtactgaaaataaaaaatgcaaacctaaaccaGGATCATAA
- a CDS encoding O-sialoglycoprotein endopeptidase, putative, whose product MSANTQRMLALGIEGSANKIAVGIVDRNGNVLSNERETYITPPGTGFMPRETAQHHTAHILRLVQAAMKAAKVHASDISVICYTKGPGMGAPLAVGCTVAKTLSLLWSVPLVGVNHCIGHIEMGRVVTGSENPIVLYVSGGNTQVIAYAEHRYRIFGETIDIAVGNCLDRVARLLNLSNDPAPGYNIEQCAKRGRVFIELPYVVKGMDMSFSGLLSFVEALLHHPLFVDKEKCAPSSASSPSTGQRRALPSGVQSAVAEQFGIDDICYSLQEIMFAVLAEVTERAMAQCSSNEVLIVGGVGCNVRLQEMMRQMAESRGGRCFDMDARYCIDNGCMIAYAGMLEFTAGGFTPLSSATITQRFRTDEINVVWRT is encoded by the coding sequence ATGAGCGCCAACACTCAGCGAATGCTCGCACTGGGAATTGAAGGAAGCGCGAACAAAATTGCGGTTGGTATTGTGGATAGGAACGGAAACGTATTGTCGAATGAGCGTGAAACTTATATAACCCCACCCGGAACGGGGTTCATGCCACGGGAAACAGCACAGCACCACACAGCCCATATTCTGCGACTCGTACAGGCGGCCATGAAAGCGGCGAAAGTTCATGCCTCTGATATAAGCGTTATATGCTACACCAAAGGCCCTGGAATGGGGGCCCCACTAGCGGTGGGTTGCACCGTCGCAAAGACGCTCTCGCTCCTGTGGTCAGTCCCTTTGGTCGGGGTGAATCACTGCATAGGGCATATAGAAATGGGCCGTGTCGTTACAGGGAGTGAGAATCCTATAGTGCTCTATGTGAGCGGCGGTAACACGCAAGTGATTGCATACGCAGAACATCGCTACCGCATTTTTGGCGAGACGATCGATATTGCGGTGGGGAACTGCCTGGATCGAGTAGCCCGCCTCTTAAATCTATCCAACGATCCGGCGCCAGGCTACAATATTGAGCAATGCGCGAAACGCGGCCGAGTTTTCATCGAACTTCCGTACGTTGTTAAAGGTATGGACATGTCATTCAGTGGGTTGCTTTCCTTCGTAGAGGCGCTCCTGCATCACCCCTTGTTTGTGGACAAGGAGAAATGCGCCCCATCATCCGCATCGTCTCCTTCCACCGGTCAACGCCGCGCCTTACCGAGTGGCGTACAGAGCGCTGTGGCAGAACAATTCGGCATCGATGACATCTGCTACTCCCTGCAAGAAATAATGTTTGCCGTGTTGGCGGAGGTGACGGAACGCGCCATGGCGCAGTGTTCTTCCAACGAGGTGCTTATCGTTGGTGGAGTCGGATGCAACGTTCGGTTGCAAGAAATGATGCGACAAATGGCGGAGTCACGTGGGGGGCGCTGCTTTGATATGGATGCCCGGTATTGTATCGACAACGGGTGCATGATTGCTTATGCAGGAATGCTGGAATTCACGGCAGGCGGATTCACGCCGCTCTCAAGTGCAACGATTACCCAGAGGTTCCGCACCGATGAAATCAACGTAGTGTGGCGCACTTAA